GTCGAGCGCTACCGCAGGCAGGGCCAGAGCTGCCCGTTGAGCCTGTTGATGTCGGAGATCGGACGCACCACCCCCGGCGCCCAGGCGGTCACCAAAGCCCTGCTGCGCCAGTGGCACGACGAGATCGCCGCCGGGATCCGGCACATGCAGTCGCAGGGCAAGATCGCCACCGATCTGGACGCCGACCGGGTCGGTGCTGCACTGCTGGCCGGAATCCAGGGCGGCGTCAGCGTGATGCTGGCATCGGGCGACCTGAGCTATCTCGAGTCCGCGCTGGACGTCGGAATCGCGATGCTGCGCCGCGGTTAGCCGCCGAGCTCGGCCTCCAGGCGGGCCACATACGCGTCGATGTCGCCGACCGCCGACTGCGCGGCGTGCACACTGACGGCCACGGTCTCGCCGATGCCGTGCACGCCGTGGGTCAGGCCCATCATGAGCGAGAGCGACGGGTATCCGGCGGTCACCACCACCCCGGCAGTTCCGAACCGCAGGTCGGCGGCTCCTCGGTTGACGCTGGACACCACCGTGTTGCCGGTTACCGTCGGGGCGCGCACTGTCGGATCGAATTGCGCCACCCCCCAACGCAACAACGGTGCGGGGGTCGCCGCGAACGCCCGGCCGCCCGCGACCATCCCCGGATGCGCCGCCCGCCGGCGTCGGTCGGCGAAGTCGGCCGCGATGCGCGAGATGCGTTCGTCGCCGGCCAATTCGGGATACAGGCCGATGCCGACGTTGCCGAAATGGTTGTGGGCGAGCCGCTCCCCCGCCTTGGCCATCGGCACCTCGGCGCCGAGTTCGGCGGTATCGTCGCCGAACTCACGCAGGTGCGCGCCCAACGCCGAGGAGACGGCTGCCAGCACCCCGATGGTCACGGTCGGGCCGGGTATCTGGCAGCGACGCCGGATGATCGTGCGGATCCAGCGTCGTCCCGCCGGTTCGGTGTTGCTGTGCATCACCGGGCGCGACGGCGCCTGGGCCGGCACCGCGCCGGATTCGGTGTCGCGCATCAGATCGCGGTGAGTACGGGCAGCCTGCACCGCACGCCATGGCAACCGGGCCGGCGCAAACCGCTGCGACGGCACCGGGACGATCTCACCGGGCCGGCCGAACAGCCAGGCGGCCAGCGCCGAGGCCCGGGTGCCGTCGGCAAGGGCATGCGAGACCTGGAGCACCGCGACGGTACCGGGACCGGTTTCGGCACCGGGAACCCCGCGGACCCGGGCGAACACGTGCAGACGCCACGGAGCGACGGTGGCGTCGAGCTGGTGATCGGCCAGCCCGGCAACGGCGTCCAGACACTCGTTCCAGTCGAGTTCGCCGTCGTATCTGGCGAACTGGTCGTCACCCACCGGCCGCGGCGCCCAGGCCGGATAGGTCAGCCGGCAGTCGTCGCGAACCCGCACGCCCAGATCCGGGCAGCGTTGCGCGCGGCCGCGGACCTCGGCTGTCGCGGCATCCAGGTCGGCGGCCACACCGTCGAATCCGTAGAGCAGGAACTGATCGTTGGGAAGTTTGGCCGACATCCACCAGTTCTGGGCATCGATTGCGGCCAGCCGGCGCACCGGTCAGCTCCTCCCGGGGCTACCGACGAAATCGACGATGTGCTTCGCGACCACGTCCGGCTGCTCGAGCTGCAGGAAGTGACCGGCATGCTCGACGATGTTCACCGCGCTGTCCGGCGGCAGCACCTTCTGCACCCAATGGGCGTAATCCGGTGTCGCGCAGCCGTCGTCGGTGCCGTGCAGATACAGCGTCGGCACCACCGGCGCAGACAACCAGTACTGGTGCAACTCGGCGTACTGCGGCGGCGGCTTGGTGAGCCGGATCGTGGCCCGGTAGTACCCGAGGGCAGCACGCCACCGGTCCCGGGCCCCGATGGCGGCGTCGACGTGACGTACATCCTCGGCGGCGTCGTAACCGGGTGACCACAGCTTCCACAGTCGGGGCACCACCCACGACGCGGAACGGTCTGGCAGCCAGGGCAATTGGAAGTACATCATGTACCAGCTGCGCAGCATCTGGTGCGGCAGCTTGGCCATCAGCTTGCCGGCCTCGGGCACCCGGCCCAGCGGTTGGAACGAGGCAGGCGGAGGCACGGACATGATCACGGTCTTGGCGAACGCGTTGTCCGGCATCGCGGCCAGACCCGCTGCCGCGATGGCACCCCAGTCGTGCCCGATCAGGACGTCCTCACCGGTCGGCCCGGCCGCCTGCAGGACACGCAACGCATCGTCCATCAACGCGCCGACGTGATAGCTGCCGTCGGTGGGGATCGATGACGGCACATAGCCACGGAGAAAAGGCGCCACCACTTTCCAGCCGGCCTCGGCCAACGCCGGGGCGACCTTGCGCCATCCATAGGCCGTATCGGGAAAGCCGTGCAGGCACAACGCAACCGGGCCGTCCTCGGGGCCCCACACCAGCGCCCGCAGCTGCACCGCGGGGGTGGCGACATCGATCCAGCGTGGCTCGGTCACAGCGGCACCGGCTCATACTCGGACATCAGCCACCGGTCTCCCTCTTTGACCATGGTGGCCCGTGCCACCGACGGCGTTCTCTGCGGCATCTGCCCTCCGACCTGCACGGCCTGGTTGACGT
The genomic region above belongs to Mycolicibacterium sp. HK-90 and contains:
- a CDS encoding TetR/AcrR family transcriptional regulator codes for the protein MDLQVQKLTAKGEATRRRIIEGAAAVIRTNGVAATTLDDIRAHTQTSKSQLFHYFPDGKDQLLLAVAEREAQMVLEDQQPYLGELTSWAAWQRWRDAVVERYRRQGQSCPLSLLMSEIGRTTPGAQAVTKALLRQWHDEIAAGIRHMQSQGKIATDLDADRVGAALLAGIQGGVSVMLASGDLSYLESALDVGIAMLRRG
- a CDS encoding DUF1298 domain-containing protein; amino-acid sequence: MRRLAAIDAQNWWMSAKLPNDQFLLYGFDGVAADLDAATAEVRGRAQRCPDLGVRVRDDCRLTYPAWAPRPVGDDQFARYDGELDWNECLDAVAGLADHQLDATVAPWRLHVFARVRGVPGAETGPGTVAVLQVSHALADGTRASALAAWLFGRPGEIVPVPSQRFAPARLPWRAVQAARTHRDLMRDTESGAVPAQAPSRPVMHSNTEPAGRRWIRTIIRRRCQIPGPTVTIGVLAAVSSALGAHLREFGDDTAELGAEVPMAKAGERLAHNHFGNVGIGLYPELAGDERISRIAADFADRRRRAAHPGMVAGGRAFAATPAPLLRWGVAQFDPTVRAPTVTGNTVVSSVNRGAADLRFGTAGVVVTAGYPSLSLMMGLTHGVHGIGETVAVSVHAAQSAVGDIDAYVARLEAELGG
- a CDS encoding alpha/beta fold hydrolase; the encoded protein is MTEPRWIDVATPAVQLRALVWGPEDGPVALCLHGFPDTAYGWRKVAPALAEAGWKVVAPFLRGYVPSSIPTDGSYHVGALMDDALRVLQAAGPTGEDVLIGHDWGAIAAAGLAAMPDNAFAKTVIMSVPPPASFQPLGRVPEAGKLMAKLPHQMLRSWYMMYFQLPWLPDRSASWVVPRLWKLWSPGYDAAEDVRHVDAAIGARDRWRAALGYYRATIRLTKPPPQYAELHQYWLSAPVVPTLYLHGTDDGCATPDYAHWVQKVLPPDSAVNIVEHAGHFLQLEQPDVVAKHIVDFVGSPGRS